In Desulfosediminicola ganghwensis, a single window of DNA contains:
- the pth gene encoding aminoacyl-tRNA hydrolase — protein MADTEFLVVGLGNPGQKYADTRHNVGFVIIDELARRWGSELSLEKWNARSCRISRWGSRINLVKPMTFMNLSGKAVAEFVRFYKVPVENIVVIHDDLDMNPGRLKLVRGGGAGGHNGIRSMTESLGSNNFYRLKVGIGRPGKGDVHPDFPVDKYVLSSMSGEEVDLVNERVTFIEDGLQFLITEGPARAMSLINSIK, from the coding sequence ATGGCAGATACCGAATTTCTAGTAGTAGGTCTTGGTAACCCGGGTCAGAAATACGCTGACACTCGTCATAATGTTGGTTTTGTCATCATAGATGAACTTGCCAGACGATGGGGCAGCGAGCTTTCCCTTGAAAAATGGAACGCCCGCTCTTGTCGCATTTCCCGCTGGGGCTCACGAATCAATCTGGTGAAGCCCATGACCTTCATGAACCTGAGCGGCAAAGCCGTGGCAGAGTTCGTCCGCTTTTATAAGGTGCCGGTAGAGAACATCGTAGTGATTCATGATGACCTCGATATGAACCCCGGGCGCCTGAAACTCGTACGTGGTGGTGGCGCTGGCGGTCACAATGGTATTCGCTCCATGACCGAGTCTCTTGGATCAAATAATTTTTATCGACTTAAAGTAGGAATAGGCCGTCCTGGTAAAGGTGATGTCCACCCTGATTTTCCGGTAGATAAATATGTCCTCTCCAGCATGTCCGGTGAAGAGGTTGATCTGGTGAATGAACGCGTTACTTTCATCGAAGATGGATTGCAGTTCCTTATTACAGAGGGACCCGCGAGAGCCATGAGCCTGATCAACAGTATCAAATAG
- a CDS encoding ribose-phosphate diphosphokinase, producing the protein MPKALKVVTGNAHPELAQEICKHLGQPLTASDVRKFSDGEIFVEIQENVRGADVFVVQPTCRPVNDHLMELVIMVDALRRASARRITAVVPYYGYARQDRKNAPRVPITAKVVAEMFMAVGVRRVLCMDLHAGQIQGFFNIPVDHLYAAPVLLDYIKDQFEDVIMVSPDAGGVERTRAFAKRMNAGLAIIDKRRDRPNECEAMHVIGDVRGKTAILMDDMVDTAGTLCNGAETLIKNGAKEVHACCSHPVLSGPAVERLNNSVLKSLVVTNSVPLLPEAAACDKIKVLSVSELLANAIKRIHNEDSVSSLFV; encoded by the coding sequence ATGCCAAAAGCACTGAAGGTAGTAACCGGTAATGCCCACCCCGAGCTGGCCCAGGAGATATGTAAACATCTCGGTCAGCCCCTCACAGCATCTGACGTTCGCAAATTCAGCGACGGTGAGATTTTCGTTGAAATCCAGGAAAATGTTCGCGGTGCGGATGTTTTTGTTGTTCAGCCAACCTGTCGGCCGGTTAACGACCACTTGATGGAACTGGTGATCATGGTGGATGCGCTTCGCCGCGCCTCAGCCAGAAGGATTACCGCTGTCGTTCCATATTATGGCTATGCCCGCCAGGACAGAAAAAATGCGCCACGCGTACCCATCACCGCAAAAGTTGTTGCCGAGATGTTTATGGCTGTGGGCGTTCGCAGGGTACTCTGCATGGACCTGCACGCAGGCCAGATCCAGGGGTTCTTCAATATCCCTGTAGATCATCTGTATGCTGCGCCGGTTCTGCTTGATTACATCAAAGACCAGTTTGAAGACGTGATTATGGTTTCACCCGATGCGGGTGGTGTTGAGCGGACTCGCGCTTTTGCCAAACGCATGAACGCCGGGCTGGCCATTATCGATAAGCGTCGCGATCGTCCCAACGAGTGTGAAGCGATGCACGTGATCGGCGATGTTCGCGGTAAGACCGCCATCCTGATGGATGATATGGTCGATACCGCAGGCACCCTCTGTAACGGTGCAGAGACTTTGATAAAGAATGGCGCCAAAGAAGTGCATGCCTGCTGCAGTCATCCGGTTCTCTCCGGCCCTGCCGTAGAGCGACTCAACAACTCTGTATTGAAATCACTGGTAGTCACGAACTCTGTTCCGCTTCTCCCTGAGGCAGCGGCCTGTGACAAGATCAAGGTTCTTTCAGTTTCAGAGCTGCTTGCAAACGCTATTAAACGCATTCACAACGAAGATTCTGTCAGCTCGCTCTTTGTGTAA
- a CDS encoding CarD family transcriptional regulator — protein MFAEGDMAVYPAHGVGVIKAIETQSVAGVDHTFYVLEILENGMTIMIPTASSENVGLRAIVNKKQVDEVIDILEDRSTEIGSQTWNRRYRDYMEKIKTGSVHEVAEVLRDLFLLSVDKDLSYGEKKMLDTAKSLLVKELSLAQQIEEASVSQKIDTIFA, from the coding sequence GTGTTTGCTGAAGGTGATATGGCGGTTTATCCGGCCCACGGCGTAGGTGTTATTAAAGCTATTGAAACTCAATCTGTTGCAGGTGTCGATCACACCTTTTATGTATTGGAAATTCTTGAGAACGGAATGACCATCATGATTCCGACAGCCAGTAGTGAGAATGTTGGTCTCAGAGCGATTGTAAACAAGAAGCAGGTCGATGAAGTGATCGATATTCTCGAAGACAGGTCAACCGAGATTGGCAGTCAGACCTGGAATCGGCGTTATCGCGACTATATGGAAAAAATCAAGACTGGTTCTGTCCATGAAGTTGCCGAGGTTCTTCGTGATCTCTTCCTGCTGAGTGTTGATAAAGATCTTTCCTACGGTGAAAAGAAGATGCTTGATACTGCAAAAAGTTTGCTGGTAAAAGAGCTCTCTCTGGCACAACAGATTGAAGAAGCATCGGTTTCCCAGAAAATCGATACTATCTTTGCATAA
- the ispE gene encoding 4-(cytidine 5'-diphospho)-2-C-methyl-D-erythritol kinase, with amino-acid sequence MKGVAVGGEVLHLQAPCKINMMLRVVGRRVDGYHELETWMQKLDLYDEIELELTSQPGITLVCDDPDLPVDETNLAYRAAKIYFESSKRAKGFGAALNLKKRIPSGAGLGGGSSDAGTVLRGLNHHFGDEFSQEELVRKAACLGADVPFFVVPYSAVMATGIGEVMQPVEPLTSCTIVLVNPGFSVSTKWVFENLALTTKIEESILPRFRKHDIETLSYNDMCNDLELVTSMKFSEIEQMKHDLLNTGASRAMMSGSGPTVFGVFPDDKSGQVAVQDAAEMLRQQYKDGVFVTRSCVGAWPSGQGTGF; translated from the coding sequence ATGAAAGGAGTTGCTGTGGGTGGTGAAGTGTTGCATTTGCAGGCGCCCTGCAAGATAAATATGATGTTGCGGGTTGTCGGCAGAAGGGTTGATGGGTATCATGAACTTGAAACCTGGATGCAGAAACTTGATCTTTACGACGAGATCGAGCTTGAGCTTACCTCACAACCCGGTATCACGCTGGTGTGTGATGACCCCGACTTACCCGTCGATGAGACGAATCTGGCTTACAGGGCCGCAAAGATTTATTTTGAATCGAGCAAGAGGGCAAAAGGTTTTGGTGCAGCTCTTAATTTAAAAAAAAGAATTCCTTCAGGAGCAGGTCTGGGTGGCGGCAGCAGTGATGCCGGAACGGTGCTCAGAGGCCTGAATCATCACTTCGGAGATGAGTTTTCCCAGGAGGAACTGGTGAGAAAGGCGGCCTGCTTAGGCGCTGATGTTCCGTTTTTTGTTGTTCCCTATAGTGCGGTAATGGCAACGGGCATCGGTGAAGTAATGCAGCCGGTGGAACCTCTTACCTCATGCACCATCGTTTTGGTCAACCCTGGCTTTTCGGTTTCTACAAAATGGGTTTTTGAAAATTTAGCGTTGACAACTAAAATCGAAGAGTCTATATTACCTCGCTTTCGAAAACACGATATCGAAACCTTGTCGTACAACGATATGTGTAACGATCTGGAGCTGGTTACCAGCATGAAGTTTTCGGAAATTGAGCAGATGAAGCATGATCTACTCAATACCGGTGCTTCGCGGGCGATGATGTCCGGAAGCGGACCGACAGTGTTCGGTGTTTTTCCTGATGACAAGTCCGGTCAGGTAGCTGTACAAGACGCGGCAGAAATGTTGCGTCAGCAATATAAAGATGGAGTTTTTGTTACTCGATCGTGCGTTGGGGCGTGGCCAAGCGGTCAAGGCACCGGGTTTTGA
- a CDS encoding DUF1844 domain-containing protein has translation MTEKAAKDTVQSPEDCACEEGKVPNTKGQCVMPEVTFSAFVMSLNTSVLYHLGEIRDPQTGKTEINHELARHAIDTLVMLQEKTKGNLSTEEEEMLKNIVYDVKLRFVKAVK, from the coding sequence ATGACAGAGAAAGCAGCAAAAGATACAGTGCAATCCCCAGAGGATTGTGCTTGTGAGGAAGGAAAGGTGCCGAATACAAAAGGGCAGTGCGTAATGCCGGAGGTAACTTTTTCGGCGTTTGTGATGTCTCTGAATACTTCGGTCCTCTACCACCTGGGCGAAATAAGGGACCCACAGACCGGTAAAACCGAAATTAATCATGAGCTGGCCAGGCATGCCATCGATACCCTGGTGATGCTGCAGGAAAAGACCAAAGGCAACCTCTCCACCGAGGAAGAGGAGATGCTGAAGAATATAGTCTATGACGTTAAGCTGCGTTTTGTTAAAGCGGTGAAATAA
- a CDS encoding 50S ribosomal protein L25 codes for MIQVDISAAVRAVSGKGYMRRLRMEGLTPAVVYGKGGEAQMLQMDTKTLSATLMEIVRRNAIVTLKIDEVGEKSVMVKELQTDPIRDTLIHADFCEIDLDKEKQFKVPVKFKGTAKGVDLGGSLEVMATSVVLEAKPLDIPDEVTLDISGLNIGDQLKFSAIEIAENVKMVSNPDATCVGVTK; via the coding sequence ATGATTCAGGTAGATATAAGCGCGGCTGTTAGAGCCGTTAGCGGAAAAGGTTATATGCGTCGTCTTCGTATGGAAGGCCTTACCCCAGCCGTTGTTTACGGAAAGGGTGGAGAGGCCCAGATGCTGCAGATGGACACTAAAACCCTCTCAGCAACCCTGATGGAGATCGTTAGACGTAACGCTATTGTTACTCTGAAAATCGACGAGGTTGGTGAAAAGAGTGTCATGGTGAAAGAGCTGCAAACCGATCCAATCAGAGACACCTTGATCCACGCAGATTTCTGCGAGATCGACCTTGATAAAGAAAAACAGTTTAAAGTGCCTGTTAAATTCAAAGGTACCGCTAAAGGTGTTGACCTTGGTGGTAGCCTTGAAGTTATGGCTACCTCAGTTGTTCTTGAGGCTAAGCCGCTTGATATTCCGGATGAGGTTACTCTTGATATCAGTGGCCTGAACATTGGTGACCAGTTGAAATTCTCTGCAATTGAGATTGCCGAGAACGTAAAAATGGTTTCCAACCCGGATGCAACCTGCGTTGGTGTAACCAAATAA